DNA sequence from the Methanococcus maripaludis genome:
TTGATTAGTAGTTTAATATGATCTAAGGCACCTAAGCAGATTTTTTCTACTTGGGTATGCTTTCCAATTTTTAGATTTTTTTGTGCATAAAATTCCAAGGCACAAAGACGTTCTATAATATTTTCAGAAAAAAGTGCTTTTAAACTGTAATTCTCACTTAAATCCCATTCACCAACATTTCTCAAAAATTGAGAAATAACATAGTTTTTAAGCCTACTTTCAACATTTTTTGACCATATTTTTATTTTGATTTTCCACTCATTATTTTTGAAACTTAAATCGGTATATCCTCCGATATTCTCGGAATATAATTCCCAAATTGTTTTTACAAATTCATTGGTATCCATAAAAACTTCATGAAAATCATAACTCTTTAAAAATTCTTTTTTAGAAACGTCTGATTTAGAATGGTTTACAACGGCTATTTTCTTTTCTAGATTACTACATTTTTTAAAAATTGGGTTTATGTCATAAAAATCAGAAAAACTGTAACCCATAAAAATCAAACTATCATCATTGTATAACATGTCTTCCAAGACTTTTGCACGTATTTCTAAATTATTCTGGTTTGCAACGTTTTTTATCGTGTGTTTTAATGAATCTACGTTAGAAATGCAGCCGTGAATTTTGTAAATTTTCAAAATATTTTCGTCATTTAAAGAATTTTCCAGATCTTTTTCAGTTCTATATACTTTATAATCCCTATTTTCGACCATTCCTTCATCGATCATGGCTTTTTCTATTAGTTCATCAAAATTTGTAGTATATATGGATCCTAGAAAACCCTGTTTTGCTAATTTTGCCATTAAAACATGATTTGAATTTGGAATTCCACAGTCATAAACTTTCAAAAGCTCAGCCGATTCATTATTTAAAAATTCCATGTAAACTTCAAACGCTATGTCTTTTTTTAGTATTCTTTCAGCATCTTCTTGATTAACCATTTTTAATAGTATCTCTTTGATAAACTCGTTAACTGAAGGAAGGCCTGAATCATAAGAGATGCCCGAACCTACGAAAAAAGAAAGTTGGCCTTTTGACATACTTCTAAAATCAAATTTTTCTAAAATTTCGTTTAAGTTTTCCATAATATCTTACAAAATATCCAAAATACGATTT
Encoded proteins:
- a CDS encoding SIR2 family protein, with amino-acid sequence MENLNEILEKFDFRSMSKGQLSFFVGSGISYDSGLPSVNEFIKEILLKMVNQEDAERILKKDIAFEVYMEFLNNESAELLKVYDCGIPNSNHVLMAKLAKQGFLGSIYTTNFDELIEKAMIDEGMVENRDYKVYRTEKDLENSLNDENILKIYKIHGCISNVDSLKHTIKNVANQNNLEIRAKVLEDMLYNDDSLIFMGYSFSDFYDINPIFKKCSNLEKKIAVVNHSKSDVSKKEFLKSYDFHEVFMDTNEFVKTIWELYSENIGGYTDLSFKNNEWKIKIKIWSKNVESRLKNYVISQFLRNVGEWDLSENYSLKALFSENIIERLCALEFYAQKNLKIGKHTQVEKICLGALDHIKLLINELKSQNTDKEVLKHIYAFQLPFYITISTSYLETKRYIEAKPILDKALVVAKNMNNNSEYCILPNYSEYFFRIGYYCHALTINFKLESYYRNSGELYAYIQTLRHVYECYSKLGLEHMGLKYLMDAKNSLVELKDPRTLILEAYINALLLKSDLYFPADINCDEKDPYAKQLLFRNLMFFKRDILKNKLLK